The Ictidomys tridecemlineatus isolate mIctTri1 chromosome 1, mIctTri1.hap1, whole genome shotgun sequence DNA window TCGCCACCGATGGGGGCAAGCCTCCCCTCTCTTCAAGTGTAAATATCACCCTGCACATCATTGACGTCAACGACAACATTCCGGTTTTCCAGCAGGCGTCTTACGTGGTTCACGTGGCTGAGAACAACCCTCCAGGAGCCTCAATAGCTCAAGTCAGCGCCTCAGATCCCGACTTAGGTCCCAATGGCCAAGTCTCCTACTCCATCGCGGCCAGCGACCTGGAGCCTCGGGCATTGTTATCCTACGTGTCTGTGAGCGAACAGAGCGGCGTGGTGTTCGCGCAGCGAGCCTTCGACCACGAGCAGCTGCGTTCCTTTGAGCTGATTCTGCAGGCTAGTGACCATGGTTCGCCCGCGCTCAGCGCCAACGTGAGCCTGCGCGTGTTGGTAGGCGACCGCAACGACAACGCGCCGCGGGTGCTCTACCCCGCTCTGGCGCCCGATGGCTCAGCGCTCTTCGACACTGTGCCGCGCGCCGCGGAGCCTGGCTACCTGGTCACCAAGGTGGTGGCTGTGGACGCTGACTCTGGACACAATGCCTGGTTGTCCTACCACGTGCTGCAGGCCAGCGACCCCGGACTCTTCAGCCTGGGGCTGCGCACTGGCGAGGTGCGCACTGCTCGCGCCTTGGGCGACAGGGATGCGTCCCGCCAGCGCCTGCTGGTCGCTGTGCGTGATGGTGGCCAACCGCCTCTTTCGGCCACCGCCACGCTGCATCTGGTCTTTGCTGACAGCCTGCAGGAGGCACTGCCAGACCTCAGTGACCGCCCTTTGCCCCCTGACCTGCAGGCGGAGCTACAGTTCTACCTGGTGGTGGCCTTGGCCTTGATCTCAGTGCTCTTCCTTCTGGCTTTGATTCTGGCCATCGCCCTGCGCCTGCGATCATCTTTGAGTCCAACTGAGTGGGGTTGTTTTCAGCAAAGTCTCTGTTCCAAGTCTGAACCTAGAGTTCCCTTCAACTATAGCGAAGGAACTTTGCCTTATTCCTACAATCTGTGTGTGGCGCATATGGGAACGACAGAGTTTAATTTCCTAAAAAGTACTGCACCCTTGCATTCCACCCAAGATGTAGTTGGCGGTAATTCCCCTGGGGCCTTAATTCCAGTTCCTGTTGAGGATAATTTGACTTCACATCCTGAGACTCTAACACCGGTGAGTTTCACATTTGTGTCTTTAATATCCTAGTTTTTCATTTTCACATCTAGGATCATATTTGAAAAATCTCTAGCTTATATCATCTTATCATCTCTGTTTACCTTTTGACAATTATATCTTTTAAGACTTATTTGGTTTATAAGTCactctatcatatatatatatatatatatatatatataatatatatatatatatatgtatgtaatctCCATCCTCATACTGGAGATAATCTCGTAGAACTCTGATTAGCAAACAGAAGCAGTACTCTTGGCTTgtaaccaaataaataacccaTCTATACAAACTTGCtactatttaaaagtaaattttttccATATTCTGTAATGTTTCAATGCTTGAAAATATTCAGGTATACATCAAATTTTAGAACAGGTGTTGCTTTTCTGGAACCATTTATTGCAAATAATCTTGTAGGTGACTATTGATGTCTCTCttcatttattctaatattttttccaaCTGTAAGCATCTGAGGGACAATAGCCAGCAGATAACTGAACTCTCTAAAATTATATGCAAAGTtataaatgtcttcatttttcttgggagGACATTCAAAGCTTTGTTCATATTCCCAAGATTTCTATGGCCCCCCAAAACTTAATACTAACTATCGTAGAGGGatatttctcttctacttttgGTCCTGCTGTATTTCTTCCATAATTATGGTCTTTAACTTTTCTTGGAGCCCAAATTGTACTCTATCTCAATCTCTTTTTTCTTACattgcaaaataaagaaatttccaAGGAAGAGCTGGGCATGATGAGGAATGCTTGAAATCCTAGccaatcaggaggctgaggctggaggatcacaaatctgaggtcagcctaggcaacttaaaattgatgatgatgatgataataataataataataataataataataggctgggaatgtaactcagggGTGAAGTTcccttcagttcaatccccagtactgaaaaagaatgagaaggaaaaaagtagaaaaagaatacatagaaagaaatttctaagaaagcaaatgaaatgcTATTATTACCTTTTGGTCTCAGTCTCTGTCTCTGAATTAAGAACTTTGAGTGGGGGGGAGACAAAATCTATTCTGAAGAGGTCCATACTTGGGGATGTAGTaacataaataacataaatatcttCGAGCAACTTGTTTTCTGTATGAAAGAAGTGAGTCACTAAGTTCttcacatttgaggaaaaaacTGCTGCTGGGTTTGGGGGCATGCACAATTGAAAATATATGAaccggctggggatgtggctcaagcagtagcgaactcgcctggcatgcgtgcggcccaggttcgatcctcagcaccacataccaacaaagatgttgtgtccgccaagaactaaaaaataaatgttaaaaattctctctctctctctctctctctctctctctctctctctctctctctctctctctccctctctcctctctcacctctcactctctctttaaaaaaaaaatttctttaaaaaacaaagaaaatatatgaaccaCTTTCTCTGGGGTTCCACATGAATTGCCtaagagaagaaattatttataCTAACACCAATGCCATTATGATACAAATCATTTAgggtaaatatttatttgttaaaaacctACACAGAGGGCTGGGATTATGACTCAGTGCTAaagtgcatgtgtgaggcactgggctcgatactgagcaccacatataaacaaatgaataaaataaaagttcatcaacatctaaaaataaaaataaaaaataaatataaatttaagaatcCTATATCAGAGCTAGGCATGTTGACTCACATCTGTGATTCCAGTGATTCGGGAGGCTTACgtaaaaggattgcaagtttaaagagagtctgagcaacttaggaagaccctgtctcaaaataaaataaagaggactggaggtatggctcagtggttgagactCTCTGAATTAaatcctgagagagagagagagagaagaagaagaagaagaaggaggaggaggaggaggaggaggaggaggaggaagcagaagaagaagaagaggaggaggaggagaagaaagagaaacaaggagaATTTTGGCAACCTCTCACACAGTCTTAAGCTAAACAAATTAactaaatctaaaatttaaaaaataactttcaaattcAATTATCTCACAAGAAGTATAATAGTCTTTATATGCATGTGTACTAAACATAATTGAACCATTTAAGTCACAAATTCAAGTAAAATTGTAAGGTTTTTCTGAATGTAACTGATTTCATAAGACATTAAAAAGCATTAATTAAATTTTGAAGTGGGTTATaccttacatttttttaaagtgggatAATGTTTTGCAACTATATATTAGCCAAACATCGTATAGTATGCTATAGTATTTTCATTCTACTTTATCTCAACCCCATTAACAAACGTATAAATAGAGATTGATTAAAGATATAAGCGGAGCAGaaatagagcacttgtctagtatgtatATCCTGTGTTCAAGTCCATGGGCGGGGTGGGGGCAGCGGGAAATGATACCAACAGAAAAACCAAAGAATAAAAGAATCAATATATCCAACAGAGATACAGTAGCGTTTGCTAATATGTACACTAGTGGGTGCAGTAACTTCATAGGACTCTGAGCGCCGCTGTTCACCTACTTGGAGAGAATCACAGCAAGCACTCAGTCGGTATTCTCACATCTCCAACTGCACAAAGCCCCCACAATTCCTACAAACTGGCTCCTGGGCTGCAACAGAAACTGACTCCGGAATTTAAGGTGCGCAGGCTACAGAGAATCCCTGCCGTCACAGAAAGAACAAGGAACCAGTTGAAATATACAGAGGGTCCCGGGAGGACTTCAGGAGAATTTCGTGACCAGACAACAATGGCTGCTGTGAGGAAGCTCTCTGACCACACCAAGCTGGTCCTCCTCTGCCTTTACCTGCAGATGCCCTGGGAGTCCGGAGCCCGGCAGATCCGCTATTCCGTTCCTGAGGAGTTAGAGAAAGGCTCTTTCGTGGGTAACATCTCTAAGGACCTGGGACTGGAGCCCCGGGAGCTAGCGGAGCGCGGAGTCCGCATCGTCTCCAGAGGTAGGACGCAGCTTTTCTCTTTGAACCCGCGAAGCGGCAGCTTGGTCACAAAGGAAAGGATAGACCGGGAGGAACTGTGCGCTCAGAGCGCACGGTGTTTGGTGAATTTTAACATCCTTTTGGAAGATAGGGTGAAACTTTTCGGGATAGAAATAGAAGTAACGGATATCAATGATAATGCCCCAAAATTCCAAGCAGAAAATCTGGACGTAAAGATTAATGAAAACGTCGCTCCAGGAATGCGTTTTCCTCTCCCGGAAGCTATTGATCCGGATGTGGGCGTGAACTCACTGCAGAGTTACCAGCTCAGCCCCAATAAGCATTTCTCACTAGGAGTTCAGAGTCGTGCCAATGGCGTCAAGTACCCAGAGCTGGTGCTAGAGCACGCCCTAGATCGAGAAGAAGAGGCCATTCACCATATGGTTCTCACTGCTTCTGACGGAGGTAACCCTCTCAGATCAGGCACTGTCCTCGTCACTGTGACTGTATTTGATACAAATGACAACGCACCGGTATTCACTTTGCCAGAGTATCGATTAAATGTTCAAGAGAACTTGCCAGTAGGCAGTAAGTTGCTAACGGTCACCGCCACTGACAAGGATGAAGGAACCAATGGAGAAGTAACCTATTCCTTTCGAAAATTACCTGACATACAATTGTCGAAATTCCAACTAAACAAAAATACTGGGgaaattaaaatatctgaaattttaGATTATGAAGAAACAAGcttctatgaaatagaaatacAGGCAGAAGATGGAGGAGCATATATTGCAACTGCAAAAGTGTTGATTACCATAGAAGATATAAATGACAACAGTCCAGAGGTGACCATCACATCTCTGTTTAGTCCAGTGACTGAAGATTCACCTCTGGGAACTGTCATAGCCCTTTTAAACGTGCATGATTTAGACTCTGGGCAGAATGGAGAGGTAACCTGTTCCATCTCAAGTAATCTACCATTTAAGTTAGAAAAGTCTATTGACAGTTATTACAGATTGGTGACACACCGAGCCCTTGACCGGGAACAGGTATCCTTTTACAACATCACAGTAACAGCCACAGATGGTGGGAGTCCACCTCTGTCAACTGAAACTCACTTTACCTTGCAAGTGGCAGATATCAACGACAACCCACCAACCTTCTCTCACATTTCCTACTTTACCTATATCCCAGAGAACAACCCTAGGGGTGCCTCCATCTTTTCAGTGACAGCTCTTGATCCAGACAGCAAAGAGAATGCCCAGGTCATTTACTCCCTGACTGAAGACACCATCCAAGGGGCACCACTATCCTCCTATGTATCTATTAATTCAGACACTGGCATCCTGTATGCACTACGATCCTTTGACTATG harbors:
- the LOC101962283 gene encoding protocadherin gamma-A10 isoform X5, which encodes MAAVRKLSDHTKLVLLCLYLQMPWESGARQIRYSVPEELEKGSFVGNISKDLGLEPRELAERGVRIVSRGRTQLFSLNPRSGSLVTKERIDREELCAQSARCLVNFNILLEDRVKLFGIEIEVTDINDNAPKFQAENLDVKINENVAPGMRFPLPEAIDPDVGVNSLQSYQLSPNKHFSLGVQSRANGVKYPELVLEHALDREEEAIHHMVLTASDGGNPLRSGTVLVTVTVFDTNDNAPVFTLPEYRLNVQENLPVGSKLLTVTATDKDEGTNGEVTYSFRKLPDIQLSKFQLNKNTGEIKISEILDYEETSFYEIEIQAEDGGAYIATAKVLITIEDINDNSPEVTITSLFSPVTEDSPLGTVIALLNVHDLDSGQNGEVTCSISSNLPFKLEKSIDSYYRLVTHRALDREQVSFYNITVTATDGGSPPLSTETHFTLQVADINDNPPTFSHISYFTYIPENNPRGASIFSVTALDPDSKENAQVIYSLTEDTIQGAPLSSYVSINSDTGILYALRSFDYEQFRELKMQVIASDSGNPPLSSNVSLSLFVLDMNDNTPEILYPTLPTDGSTGVELAPRSAEPGYLVTKVVAVDRDSGQNAWLSYRLLKASEPGLFVVGLHTGEVRTARALLDRDALKQSLVVVVQDHGQPPLSSTITLTVAVADSIPDVLADLSSLEPPHDHDASGLTLYLVVALAAVSCLFLTFIILLLALRLWRWHKSHLLQTAGGGLAGVHTSHFVDVDGVRTFLQTYSHEVSLTADSRKSHIIFPQPNYADTLISQESCEKKDPLSLLDDSKFPIEDTPLVPQAPPNTDWRFSQAQRPGTSGSQNGDETGTWPNNQFDTEMLQAMILASASEAADGSSTLGGGAGTMGLSARYGPQFTLQHVPDYRQNVYIPGSNATLTNAPGKRDGKTPAGGNGNKKKSGKKEKK